Proteins from a genomic interval of Streptomyces sp. NBC_00820:
- a CDS encoding CaiB/BaiF CoA transferase family protein: MTKAQTPGRHGPLHGVRVVELAGIGPGPFAAMLLADLGADVVRVDRPGGPGLGIDPAHDVTNRNKRSVIVDLKTPDGPARVLDLAERADILVEGYRPGVAERLGIGPEACHARNPRLVYGRMTGWGQDGPLAERAGHDVAYIAVTGALGMTGRPDEPPAFPANLLGDYAGGSLYLVVGVLAALHHARESGAGQVVDAAIVDGTAHLSAMIHGMLAAGAWQDRRGANLLDGGCPYYGTYETGDGLYMAVGALEPQFYAEFLRLLDLEDLASAQLDWARWGELREALAARFKSRTRAEWTAVFEGSDACVAPVLSLREAPHHPHLAARGTFTDHGGITQPAPAPRFSATPTAVRTGPALPGTGTHTVAQDWNIPALAPDGPTAAPGKSGPGTPALAPDDPAPALGTPAPAPDGSAPAPDGSDPAPDGSAPAPDGSAPAPDGSDPATPVHPARPTDAPAAGGA, translated from the coding sequence ATGACGAAGGCACAGACGCCAGGGCGGCACGGCCCGCTGCACGGCGTGCGCGTGGTCGAGCTGGCCGGCATCGGGCCCGGGCCCTTCGCCGCCATGCTGCTGGCCGACCTCGGCGCCGACGTGGTCCGGGTGGACCGCCCGGGCGGCCCCGGCCTCGGCATCGACCCCGCGCACGACGTGACCAACCGCAACAAGCGCTCGGTGATCGTCGACCTCAAGACGCCGGACGGACCCGCGCGCGTGCTCGACCTCGCCGAGCGCGCCGACATCCTCGTCGAGGGCTACCGCCCCGGCGTCGCCGAGCGGCTCGGCATCGGCCCCGAGGCCTGCCACGCCCGCAACCCCCGTCTGGTCTACGGCCGCATGACCGGCTGGGGCCAGGACGGCCCCCTCGCCGAGCGCGCCGGCCACGACGTGGCCTACATCGCCGTCACCGGCGCCCTCGGTATGACCGGGCGCCCGGACGAGCCCCCGGCCTTCCCCGCCAACCTGCTCGGCGACTACGCGGGCGGCTCCCTCTACCTCGTCGTCGGCGTCCTCGCCGCACTCCACCACGCGCGCGAGAGCGGCGCCGGGCAGGTCGTGGACGCCGCGATCGTCGACGGTACGGCGCACCTCTCCGCGATGATCCACGGCATGCTGGCCGCGGGCGCCTGGCAGGACCGGCGCGGCGCCAACCTGCTGGACGGCGGCTGCCCGTACTACGGCACCTACGAGACCGGTGACGGCCTGTACATGGCCGTCGGCGCACTGGAGCCGCAGTTCTACGCCGAGTTCCTGCGCCTGCTCGACCTGGAGGACCTGGCGTCTGCCCAGCTGGACTGGGCACGCTGGGGCGAGCTGCGCGAGGCCCTCGCCGCCCGCTTCAAGTCCCGTACCCGGGCGGAGTGGACGGCCGTCTTCGAGGGTTCGGACGCCTGCGTGGCCCCCGTGCTGTCCCTGCGCGAGGCCCCGCACCATCCGCACCTGGCCGCCCGCGGCACCTTCACCGACCACGGCGGCATCACCCAGCCGGCCCCCGCCCCCCGCTTCTCCGCCACCCCCACCGCCGTCCGCACCGGCCCCGCCCTGCCCGGCACCGGCACCCACACGGTCGCCCAGGACTGGAACATCCCAGCCCTCGCGCCGGACGGGCCGACTGCCGCCCCCGGCAAGTCGGGCCCCGGCACGCCCGCCCTCGCGCCGGACGATCCCGCTCCGGCCCTCGGCACGCCCGCTCCCGCGCCGGACGGGTCCGCTCCCGCGCCGGACGGGTCCGATCCCGCGCCGGACGGGTCCGCTCCCGCGCCGGACGGGTCCGCTCCCGCGCCGGACGGGTCCGATCCCGCCACCCCCGTCCACCCCGCGCGCCCGACCGACGCCCCCGCCGCAGGCGGCGCCTGA
- a CDS encoding acetyl-CoA C-acetyltransferase: MSTEAYVYDAIRTPRGRGKANGALHGTKPIDLVVGLIHEIRDRFPDLDPAAVDDIVLGVVGPVGDQGSDIARIAAVAAGLPDTVAGVQENRFCASGLEAVNMAAAKVRSGWEDLVLAGGVESMSRVPMASDGGAWFNDPMTNIATNFAPQGIGADLIATIEGFSRRDVDEYSALSQERAATAWKEGRFDRSVVPVKDRNGLVVLDHDEHMRPGTTADSLAKLKPSFADIGELGGFDAVALQKYHWVEKIDHVHHAGNSSGIVDGASLVAIGSKEIGERYGLTPRARIVSAAVSGSEPTIMLTGPAPATRKALAKAGLTIDDIDLVEINEAFAAVVLRFVKDMGLSLDKVNVNGGAIALGHPLGATGAMILGSLVDELERQDKRYGLATLCVGGGMGVATVIERV, from the coding sequence GTGAGCACCGAAGCGTACGTGTACGACGCGATCCGCACCCCGCGCGGCCGCGGCAAGGCGAACGGCGCCCTGCACGGCACGAAGCCCATCGACCTGGTCGTCGGCCTCATCCACGAGATCCGCGACCGCTTCCCGGACCTCGATCCGGCCGCCGTCGACGACATCGTGCTCGGCGTCGTCGGCCCCGTCGGCGACCAGGGCTCCGACATCGCCCGGATCGCCGCGGTCGCCGCCGGACTGCCCGACACGGTCGCCGGCGTCCAGGAGAACCGCTTCTGTGCCTCCGGCCTGGAGGCCGTCAACATGGCGGCCGCCAAGGTCCGCTCGGGCTGGGAGGACCTGGTCCTGGCCGGCGGCGTGGAGTCGATGTCCCGGGTGCCGATGGCCTCCGACGGCGGTGCCTGGTTCAACGACCCGATGACCAACATCGCCACCAACTTCGCCCCGCAGGGCATCGGCGCCGACCTCATCGCCACCATCGAGGGCTTCTCCCGCCGCGACGTCGACGAGTACTCGGCGCTGTCCCAGGAGCGCGCCGCCACCGCCTGGAAGGAGGGCCGCTTCGACCGCTCCGTGGTCCCCGTGAAGGACCGCAACGGCCTGGTCGTCCTCGACCACGACGAGCACATGCGCCCCGGCACCACCGCCGACTCCCTCGCGAAGCTCAAGCCCTCCTTCGCGGACATCGGCGAGCTGGGCGGCTTCGACGCGGTCGCGCTGCAGAAGTACCACTGGGTGGAGAAGATCGACCACGTCCACCACGCGGGCAACTCCTCCGGCATCGTCGACGGCGCCTCCCTCGTCGCGATCGGCTCCAAGGAGATCGGCGAGCGCTACGGCCTCACCCCGCGCGCCCGGATCGTCTCCGCCGCCGTCTCCGGCTCCGAGCCCACCATCATGCTCACCGGCCCCGCCCCCGCCACCCGCAAGGCGCTCGCCAAGGCCGGCCTGACCATCGACGACATCGACCTCGTCGAGATCAACGAGGCGTTCGCCGCGGTCGTCCTGCGCTTCGTGAAGGACATGGGCCTGTCCCTGGACAAGGTCAACGTCAACGGCGGCGCCATCGCGCTGGGCCACCCCCTCGGCGCCACCGGCGCGATGATCCTCGGCAGCCTCGTGGACGAACTCGAGCGCCAGGACAAGCGTTACGGCCTCGCCACCCTGTGCGTGGGCGGCGGCATGGGCGTCGCCACCGTCATCGAGCGCGTCTGA
- a CDS encoding 3-hydroxyacyl-CoA dehydrogenase NAD-binding domain-containing protein, giving the protein MTESTTIRWEQDDTGVVTLVLDDPDQSANTMNQAFRDSLAAITDRLEAEKDSIRGIILTSAKKTFFAGGDLRDLIRVTPETAQELFDGGLAIKRNLRRIETLGKPVVAAMNGAALGGGFELALACHHRVALDAPGSKIGCPEVTLGLLPGGGGVVRTVRLLGIADALLKVLVQGTQYSPRRALDNGLVHEVAETPQDMLAKARAFIDANPESAQPWDRPGYRIPGGTPANPKFAANLPAFPASLRKQTGGAPYPAPRNILAAAVEGAQVDFETAQVIEARYFVELAAGQTSKNMIQAFFFDLQAVNSGANRPKGVEPRKVRKAAVLGAGMMGAGIAYSCARAGIDVVLKDVSLEAALKGKSYSEKLCAKAVARGRTSQEKADALLARITPSADVADLAGCDAVIEAVFEDTTLKHKVFQEIESVVAPDALLCSNTSTLPITALAEGVERQGDFIGLHFFSPVDKMPLVEIIKGERTGDEALARAFDLVRQINKTPIVVNDSRGFFTSRVIGHFINEGVAMIGEGIAPASVEQAAAQAGYPAKVLSLMDELTLTLPRKIRNETKRAVEEAGGTWTPHPAEAVIDRLVDEFDRPGRSGGAGFYDYTEDGKRAGLWPGLREHFAKPGYEIPFRDMQERMLFAEALDTVRLLEEGVLTSVADANIGSVFGIGFPGWTGGVLQYINGYDGGLPGFVARARELAERYGERFTPPALLVAKAEKGETFTDAR; this is encoded by the coding sequence ATGACCGAGAGCACCACCATCCGCTGGGAGCAGGACGACACCGGTGTCGTCACCCTCGTCCTGGACGACCCGGACCAGTCCGCGAACACCATGAACCAGGCGTTCCGCGACTCCCTCGCCGCGATCACCGACCGGCTGGAGGCCGAGAAGGACTCCATCCGGGGCATCATCCTCACCTCCGCCAAGAAGACCTTCTTCGCCGGCGGCGACCTGCGCGACCTGATCCGCGTCACCCCCGAGACCGCCCAGGAGCTCTTCGACGGCGGCCTCGCCATCAAGCGGAACCTGCGCCGCATCGAGACGCTCGGCAAGCCCGTCGTCGCCGCCATGAACGGCGCGGCCCTCGGCGGAGGCTTCGAACTCGCCCTGGCCTGCCACCACCGCGTCGCGCTCGACGCGCCCGGCTCCAAGATCGGCTGCCCCGAGGTCACCCTCGGCCTGCTCCCCGGCGGCGGCGGGGTCGTCCGCACCGTCCGCCTGCTCGGCATCGCCGACGCCCTGCTGAAGGTGCTCGTGCAGGGCACCCAGTACAGCCCCCGTCGCGCGCTCGACAACGGGCTCGTCCACGAGGTGGCCGAGACCCCGCAGGACATGCTCGCCAAGGCGCGCGCCTTCATCGACGCCAACCCCGAGTCGGCGCAGCCCTGGGACAGGCCCGGCTACCGCATCCCCGGCGGCACGCCCGCCAACCCGAAGTTCGCCGCCAACCTGCCGGCCTTCCCCGCCAGCCTGCGCAAGCAGACCGGCGGCGCTCCCTACCCGGCTCCGCGCAACATCCTCGCCGCGGCCGTCGAGGGTGCTCAGGTCGACTTCGAGACCGCCCAGGTCATCGAGGCCCGCTACTTCGTGGAGCTGGCCGCCGGGCAGACCTCGAAGAACATGATCCAGGCCTTCTTCTTCGACCTCCAGGCCGTCAACTCCGGCGCCAACCGCCCCAAGGGCGTCGAGCCCCGCAAGGTCCGCAAGGCTGCCGTCCTCGGCGCCGGCATGATGGGCGCCGGCATCGCCTACTCGTGCGCCCGCGCGGGCATCGACGTCGTCCTGAAGGACGTCTCCCTGGAGGCGGCCCTCAAGGGCAAGAGCTACTCCGAGAAGCTGTGCGCCAAGGCCGTCGCCCGGGGCCGCACCAGCCAGGAGAAGGCCGACGCGCTGCTCGCCCGCATCACCCCCAGCGCCGACGTGGCCGACCTTGCCGGCTGCGACGCGGTGATCGAGGCCGTCTTCGAGGACACCACCCTCAAGCACAAGGTCTTCCAGGAGATCGAGTCCGTCGTCGCGCCCGACGCGCTGCTGTGCTCCAACACCTCCACCCTGCCCATCACCGCCCTCGCCGAGGGCGTCGAGCGCCAGGGCGACTTCATCGGGCTGCACTTCTTCTCGCCCGTCGACAAGATGCCGCTGGTGGAGATCATCAAGGGCGAGCGGACCGGCGACGAGGCCCTCGCGCGCGCCTTCGACCTGGTCCGGCAGATCAACAAGACGCCGATCGTCGTCAACGACTCGCGCGGCTTCTTCACCTCCCGGGTGATCGGCCACTTCATCAACGAGGGCGTCGCCATGATCGGCGAGGGCATCGCGCCCGCCTCCGTGGAGCAGGCCGCCGCCCAGGCCGGCTACCCCGCCAAGGTGCTCTCCCTCATGGACGAGCTGACCCTCACCCTCCCGCGCAAGATCCGAAACGAGACGAAGCGGGCCGTGGAGGAGGCCGGCGGCACCTGGACCCCGCACCCCGCCGAGGCCGTCATCGACCGGCTCGTCGACGAGTTCGACCGCCCCGGCCGCAGCGGCGGCGCCGGCTTCTACGACTACACCGAGGACGGCAAGCGGGCCGGACTGTGGCCGGGCCTGCGCGAGCACTTCGCCAAGCCCGGGTACGAGATCCCCTTCCGCGACATGCAGGAGCGAATGCTCTTCGCCGAGGCGCTGGACACCGTACGGCTCCTCGAAGAGGGCGTGCTGACCTCGGTCGCCGACGCCAACATCGGCTCCGTCTTCGGCATCGGCTTCCCGGGCTGGACCGGTGGCGTGCTCCAGTACATCAACGGCTACGACGGAGGCCTGCCCGGCTTCGTGGCACGCGCGCGTGAGCTCGCCGAGCGCTACGGCGAGCGGTTCACGCCGCCCGCGCTGCTCGTGGCGAAGGCGGAGAAGGGCGAGACCTTCACCGACGCGCGCTGA
- a CDS encoding MerR family transcriptional regulator has protein sequence MTTEAEEPTLTIDELAARSGVTVRTVRFYSSRGLLPPPEIGPRRVGRYGRAHAARLALIDELQLQGMTLAAIERYLRHLPADLTEQDLAVHRAVVSSWAPEAVETLTREELGRRAGRPLSDEDVRRLMALDMIARAEDGEHGESREAGESREAGESREAGESREAGESREAGENGEGGGNAYRVDSALLRLGVQLLDVPLSQEVILAARTALMEHSRAAAQEMSRLLRDAVRERDARDVRSLSAHMEPLVVQALLTAFQRSLKQELREWLKDAEGAPRDDERPRGAPGA, from the coding sequence ATGACGACCGAGGCCGAGGAGCCGACCCTCACCATCGACGAGCTGGCCGCGCGGTCGGGCGTGACCGTGCGCACGGTCCGCTTCTACAGCAGCCGCGGGCTGCTCCCGCCGCCGGAGATCGGTCCGCGCCGGGTGGGGCGGTACGGGCGCGCGCACGCGGCCCGGCTGGCGCTGATCGACGAGCTGCAGCTCCAGGGCATGACGCTCGCCGCGATCGAGCGGTATCTGCGGCACCTGCCGGCCGACCTGACCGAGCAGGATCTGGCCGTGCACCGGGCCGTGGTGTCCTCGTGGGCCCCCGAGGCGGTGGAGACGCTCACGCGCGAGGAGCTGGGCCGGCGGGCCGGACGTCCGCTGAGCGACGAGGACGTGCGCCGGCTGATGGCGTTGGACATGATCGCCCGCGCCGAGGACGGAGAGCACGGGGAGAGCCGGGAGGCCGGAGAGAGCCGGGAGGCCGGAGAGAGCCGGGAGGCCGGAGAGAGCCGGGAGGCCGGAGAGAGCCGGGAGGCCGGAGAGAACGGGGAAGGCGGGGGGAACGCCTACCGCGTCGACTCCGCTCTGCTCCGGCTCGGTGTGCAGCTCCTGGACGTCCCGCTGTCCCAGGAGGTGATCCTCGCGGCCCGCACCGCGCTCATGGAGCACTCCCGCGCCGCGGCCCAGGAGATGTCGCGGTTGCTGCGGGACGCGGTGCGCGAACGGGACGCGCGGGACGTGCGCTCGCTGTCCGCGCACATGGAGCCGCTGGTGGTGCAGGCCCTGCTCACGGCGTTCCAGCGGTCCCTGAAGCAGGAGCTGCGGGAATGGCTGAAGGACGCCGAGGGCGCACCCCGGGACGACGAGCGTCCCCGGGGTGCGCCCGGTGCGTGA
- a CDS encoding amino acid permease translates to MSKDAVESAPATAPAQVAQAPADAGDAGYSKDLKARHVNMIAIGGAIGTGLLLGAGGRLHNAGPALAVAYLVCGVFAFFVVRALGELVLYRPSSGSFVSYAREFLGEKGAYVAGWMYFLNWSTTGIADITAIALYTHYWSMFTTIPQWVLALIALAVVLAVNLISVKIFGEMEFWFAIVKVATIVGFMLVGIFLLATQHKVGGHTPGLGVITQHGGLFPHGMMPAVLVMQGVIFAYAALELVGVAAGETAEPQKVVPRAVNSIMWRVALFYVGSVVLLALLLPGSVYSGDQSPFVTVLSKIGVPAAGDVMNLVVLTAAMSSLNSGLYSTGRILRSMAMAGSAPKFTARMNRRQVPYGGILLTCGVCVLGVGLNYLVPSQAFEIVLNVASLGIISTWVIIMLCHVVFVRRAKAGQVTRPNFRLKGSPVTEIATITFLLVCLGMMWNDPEVGRKTLLLIPVIAVLLVAGWFGVRRRVSATADKELANLTK, encoded by the coding sequence GTGAGCAAGGACGCCGTGGAATCGGCACCGGCCACCGCCCCTGCGCAGGTGGCCCAGGCTCCCGCGGACGCGGGTGACGCCGGCTACAGCAAGGACCTCAAGGCCCGCCATGTCAACATGATCGCGATCGGCGGCGCCATCGGCACCGGCCTTCTGCTGGGTGCCGGCGGCCGCCTGCACAACGCGGGCCCCGCCCTCGCCGTGGCCTACCTGGTCTGCGGCGTGTTCGCCTTCTTCGTCGTACGCGCCCTCGGCGAGCTCGTCCTCTACCGGCCCTCGTCCGGGTCCTTCGTGTCGTACGCGCGCGAGTTCCTCGGCGAGAAGGGTGCCTACGTCGCCGGCTGGATGTACTTCCTGAACTGGTCGACCACCGGCATCGCCGACATCACCGCGATCGCGCTCTACACGCACTACTGGAGCATGTTCACGACCATCCCGCAGTGGGTGCTCGCGCTGATCGCCCTCGCGGTGGTCCTGGCGGTGAACCTGATCTCCGTGAAGATCTTCGGTGAGATGGAGTTCTGGTTCGCGATCGTCAAGGTCGCCACCATCGTCGGCTTCATGCTGGTCGGCATCTTCCTGCTCGCCACCCAGCACAAGGTCGGCGGCCACACCCCCGGCCTCGGCGTGATCACGCAGCACGGCGGGCTCTTCCCGCACGGCATGATGCCGGCCGTCCTGGTCATGCAGGGCGTCATCTTCGCGTACGCCGCGCTGGAGCTGGTCGGCGTCGCGGCCGGCGAGACCGCCGAGCCGCAGAAGGTCGTCCCGCGCGCGGTCAACTCGATCATGTGGCGCGTGGCCCTCTTCTACGTCGGCTCCGTCGTCCTCCTCGCCCTGCTGCTGCCCGGCTCGGTCTACTCGGGCGACCAGAGCCCGTTCGTGACGGTGCTGTCGAAGATCGGCGTGCCGGCCGCCGGCGACGTGATGAACCTGGTCGTGCTGACCGCCGCCATGTCGTCGCTGAACTCCGGCCTGTACTCCACCGGCCGCATCCTGCGTTCCATGGCGATGGCGGGCTCGGCGCCCAAGTTCACCGCCCGGATGAACCGCAGGCAGGTCCCCTACGGCGGCATCCTGCTCACCTGCGGGGTGTGCGTGCTCGGCGTCGGCCTGAACTACCTGGTGCCGTCCCAGGCCTTCGAGATCGTGCTGAACGTCGCCTCCCTCGGCATCATCAGCACCTGGGTGATCATCATGCTCTGCCACGTGGTCTTCGTCCGGCGGGCCAAGGCGGGCCAGGTCACCCGGCCGAACTTCCGCCTCAAGGGCAGCCCCGTCACGGAGATCGCCACGATCACCTTCCTGCTGGTCTGCCTCGGCATGATGTGGAACGACCCCGAGGTCGGCCGCAAGACCCTGCTGCTGATCCCCGTCATCGCCGTCCTGCTGGTCGCCGGCTGGTTCGGCGTGCGCCGCCGGGTCTCCGCCACCGCCGACAAGGAACTGGCGAACCTCACGAAGTAG
- a CDS encoding macro domain-containing protein — MSDIRYVRGDATAVSGAGAQVIAHVCNDIGGWGRGFVLALSRRWPEPEAAYRAWYRGRADNDFALGAVQLVQVEPRLWVANMIGQHGIARGGKSVPVRYEAIDTALGRLAPKAAELGARVHMPRIGCGLAGGRWSHVEPLVTERLVKRGIAVTVYDVGESGG; from the coding sequence ATGTCGGATATCAGGTATGTCCGGGGTGACGCCACCGCTGTGTCCGGGGCCGGCGCCCAGGTGATCGCCCATGTCTGCAACGACATCGGGGGCTGGGGGAGAGGCTTCGTCCTGGCGCTCTCGCGCCGCTGGCCGGAACCGGAGGCGGCGTACCGCGCCTGGTACCGCGGCCGGGCGGACAACGACTTCGCTCTGGGCGCGGTCCAGCTGGTCCAGGTCGAGCCGCGCCTGTGGGTGGCCAACATGATCGGCCAGCACGGCATCGCACGGGGCGGCAAGAGCGTCCCCGTGCGTTACGAGGCGATCGACACCGCCCTCGGCCGCCTCGCCCCAAAGGCGGCCGAGCTCGGTGCCCGCGTGCACATGCCCCGCATAGGCTGCGGCCTCGCGGGCGGACGGTGGTCCCACGTCGAGCCGCTCGTCACCGAGCGGCTGGTGAAGCGGGGGATCGCGGTGACGGTGTACGACGTGGGGGAGAGCGGGGGATGA
- a CDS encoding M1 family metallopeptidase, which yields MHRRIIAPGALAAASLLLAIPASAASHSPGAPGIGDPYYPYYGNGGYDVSHYDLRLQYQPRTDELQGTATILARTTQDLSSFDLDFLLDVSEVRVNGAKASFAASGQHELVVTPHTPLAKGTPLTVVVRYSGVPSAKSAYGFTTWHRTPDGAVAADEPEAAWWWFPSNDHPSDKATYDVSVAVPDGTQAISNGTLQSTSSKLGWTRYNWRQDKPQATYLSTLALGKFDITTGTSDGGVPVINAYSTDLGANDGAARASVERTGEIVDWLSGYFGPYPFASAGGYVPNTTTGYALETQTRVYYSPKQFANGSNTSVVVHELAHQWYGDDVSLKGWKDIWINEGFARYAQWLWSEHEGEGTTRELADYVYASHPADDAFWTVKPGDPGPDAQFDLAVYDRGALAIQALRDEIGDDAFFAVLKGWPKEHAYGNASVADFQKYAEEVSGKPLAALFDTWLFQPVKPAAPAGGVATLTGPAKAGRAAGPGDTAAAAGAVVQPRSWKKIEATNDVH from the coding sequence GTGCACCGCAGAATCATCGCGCCGGGAGCACTGGCGGCGGCCTCCCTCCTGCTGGCGATCCCGGCATCGGCCGCGAGCCACTCCCCCGGAGCGCCGGGCATCGGCGACCCCTACTACCCGTACTACGGCAACGGCGGCTACGACGTCTCGCACTACGACCTGCGGCTGCAGTACCAGCCGCGGACGGACGAACTGCAGGGCACCGCGACCATCCTGGCGAGGACCACGCAGGATCTCTCCAGCTTCGACCTGGACTTCCTGCTGGACGTGAGCGAGGTGCGGGTCAACGGGGCCAAGGCGTCCTTCGCGGCGTCCGGACAGCACGAACTGGTCGTCACCCCGCACACGCCGCTGGCCAAGGGGACGCCCCTCACCGTCGTCGTCCGCTACAGCGGGGTGCCGTCGGCCAAGAGCGCCTACGGTTTCACCACCTGGCACCGCACCCCCGACGGCGCGGTGGCCGCCGACGAGCCCGAGGCCGCCTGGTGGTGGTTCCCGAGCAACGACCACCCCAGCGACAAGGCCACCTACGACGTCTCCGTCGCCGTCCCGGACGGCACCCAGGCCATCTCCAACGGCACCCTGCAGTCGACCAGCTCGAAGCTGGGCTGGACGCGCTACAACTGGCGGCAGGACAAGCCCCAGGCGACCTATCTGTCCACGCTCGCCCTCGGGAAGTTCGACATCACGACCGGCACCTCCGACGGCGGTGTGCCCGTGATCAACGCCTACAGCACCGACCTCGGCGCCAACGACGGAGCCGCGCGCGCCAGTGTGGAGCGCACCGGGGAGATCGTGGACTGGCTGAGCGGCTACTTCGGGCCGTATCCGTTCGCCTCGGCCGGCGGGTACGTACCGAACACCACCACGGGCTACGCGCTGGAGACGCAGACCCGCGTCTACTACAGCCCGAAGCAGTTCGCGAACGGCTCCAACACCTCCGTGGTCGTCCACGAGCTGGCCCACCAGTGGTACGGCGACGACGTGTCGCTCAAGGGCTGGAAGGACATCTGGATCAACGAGGGCTTCGCCCGGTACGCGCAGTGGCTGTGGTCCGAGCACGAGGGCGAGGGCACCACGCGGGAGCTCGCCGACTACGTGTACGCCTCCCACCCGGCCGACGACGCGTTCTGGACGGTCAAGCCCGGCGACCCGGGCCCGGACGCCCAGTTCGACCTCGCCGTCTACGACCGGGGCGCGCTCGCCATCCAGGCGCTGCGCGACGAGATCGGCGACGACGCGTTCTTCGCCGTCCTGAAGGGCTGGCCGAAGGAGCACGCCTACGGCAACGCCTCCGTCGCCGACTTCCAGAAGTACGCCGAGGAGGTCTCCGGCAAGCCGCTGGCCGCTCTGTTCGACACCTGGCTGTTCCAGCCGGTGAAGCCGGCGGCTCCGGCCGGGGGCGTGGCGACCCTCACCGGACCGGCCAAGGCGGGCAGGGCGGCCGGTCCGGGCGACACGGCCGCAGCGGCCGGGGCGGTCGTCCAGCCGAGGTCGTGGAAGAAGATCGAGGCGACGAACGACGTGCACTGA